In one Niallia taxi genomic region, the following are encoded:
- a CDS encoding ABC transporter permease, with the protein MSVISREFNAVAAIIGRELIRVIRNPVYIAISIIFPIIFIGILGGSMSQNLAGNVGYNFMQFMLIGMIVNSMFQSSVSGMSQLVEERSSNFTQELFVSPISRYSIVLGKMIGTAFSSMVMLIGIIAVALVLQIPLGGMSFVWLLLLSPLFSLVGAALGIFFISFITDSKVADIGSMLITMPQMFLSGALIPVNHSTGILGFLAHIMPMTYCVDLARAVFYWGDPIYNEIVLFNPALDLIVIVCFILIFSVIGTILFARSEKNR; encoded by the coding sequence ATGTCGGTAATTAGCAGAGAATTTAATGCTGTTGCAGCTATCATTGGCAGGGAGCTCATCCGGGTAATCCGAAATCCCGTATATATTGCGATAAGCATTATATTCCCAATTATCTTTATTGGCATTCTTGGCGGGAGCATGTCGCAAAATCTCGCCGGCAATGTAGGTTATAATTTTATGCAGTTCATGCTGATTGGCATGATTGTCAATTCCATGTTTCAATCATCCGTTAGCGGAATGAGCCAGCTTGTGGAAGAAAGAAGCTCTAACTTTACGCAAGAACTATTCGTTTCGCCCATTTCGAGATATTCGATTGTATTAGGGAAAATGATTGGGACAGCCTTTTCAAGCATGGTGATGTTAATTGGTATTATAGCAGTTGCATTAGTTCTGCAAATCCCGCTTGGTGGAATGTCGTTTGTTTGGCTCTTGCTGCTGTCCCCCCTCTTCAGTCTTGTCGGTGCTGCATTAGGAATTTTCTTTATCAGCTTTATCACTGACAGCAAAGTGGCCGATATTGGCTCCATGCTCATAACGATGCCACAAATGTTTTTATCCGGAGCATTAATACCTGTTAATCATTCAACAGGAATACTCGGTTTTTTGGCACATATTATGCCGATGACCTACTGTGTAGATTTAGCTAGAGCAGTTTTTTATTGGGGGGATCCCATTTATAATGAAATTGTGCTGTTTAATCCAGCACTCGACTTAATAGTCATTGTCTGCTTTATCCTGATTTTTTCTGTAATTGGTACAATCCTGTTTGCACGTTCAGAAAAAAATCGATAA
- a CDS encoding ABC transporter ATP-binding protein: protein MEPIIQVEQLTKKYKRAKEPSVNGISFSVDPGEFFAFLGPNGAGKTTTISILTTTLSKTSGVVKIAGADLETDARKVRQQIGILFQNPSLDYELTAEENIRLHVSIYGIHPYRPLYRMMPNAYKERVAELAEMVGLKDQLFKKLKTFSGGMKRKLEIIRSLMHNPKILFLDEPTQGLDAESRRSLWEYLQHIRQKENITIFLTTHYLEEAEGADRVCIINKGKIALAGTPEEIKNHLLVKKTMNLDAANRKQLIEELATNFCDYKEWEHGVKVYYDQKTPHSLLQQIKTPLTKLEIRVPSLEEAYVDLIKMQEGDKQYVGN, encoded by the coding sequence GTGGAACCAATTATTCAAGTCGAGCAATTAACAAAAAAATACAAAAGAGCGAAAGAGCCTTCCGTAAATGGAATCAGTTTTTCTGTGGATCCTGGTGAGTTCTTCGCTTTTTTAGGTCCTAATGGTGCTGGCAAAACAACGACTATTTCTATCCTGACAACAACCCTTTCAAAAACAAGCGGTGTTGTTAAAATTGCTGGTGCTGATTTAGAAACGGATGCAAGAAAAGTCCGGCAGCAAATTGGCATACTTTTTCAAAATCCTAGCTTGGATTATGAACTAACAGCAGAAGAAAATATCCGCCTCCATGTGAGTATTTATGGGATACATCCATATAGACCGTTATATCGGATGATGCCAAATGCCTATAAAGAAAGAGTTGCAGAACTGGCAGAAATGGTTGGCTTGAAAGACCAGTTATTCAAAAAGCTAAAAACATTCTCTGGGGGTATGAAACGAAAGCTTGAGATAATCCGCAGTTTAATGCATAATCCAAAGATTTTGTTTCTTGATGAGCCAACACAGGGGCTTGATGCGGAAAGCCGCAGGTCATTATGGGAATACTTGCAGCATATCCGACAAAAGGAGAATATTACGATTTTCCTTACTACCCATTATTTAGAGGAAGCTGAAGGTGCAGATCGTGTCTGTATCATTAATAAAGGCAAAATCGCGTTAGCAGGAACGCCTGAAGAAATAAAAAACCATCTTCTCGTCAAAAAAACGATGAACTTGGACGCAGCCAACAGGAAACAGCTAATAGAGGAGCTTGCAACAAATTTCTGCGATTATAAAGAATGGGAGCATGGCGTTAAAGTCTATTATGATCAAAAAACACCACATAGCCTGTTGCAGCAAATCAAGACACCATTAACAAAACTGGAAATCAGAGTTCCTTCGCTTGAAGAGGCATATGTTGATTTAATAAAAATGCAGGAAGGTGACAAACAGTATGTCGGTAATTAG
- a CDS encoding GNAT family N-acetyltransferase: MTFQQITVLPLQPQHISNINKTNEVFPIIGRLVPSLMNGVWSLQEELYEQTKYTKFPDDTLPWHDYIQNNDKAMFLAFINGEYVGQIRLIKDWNKFCYIENIAVCKKFRQTGVGKVLFAKAEDWALSAGLRGISLEAQDDNLLACRFYLKQGMELGGVDSLKNAFNPNIDKTLYWYKVF; the protein is encoded by the coding sequence ATGACATTTCAGCAGATTACTGTTTTACCATTACAACCACAGCATATCAGCAATATTAATAAAACAAATGAAGTCTTTCCAATAATTGGCCGCCTCGTCCCTTCCCTTATGAATGGTGTTTGGTCTCTTCAAGAAGAGCTTTATGAGCAGACAAAATATACTAAATTTCCGGATGATACGCTTCCTTGGCATGATTATATCCAAAATAACGACAAAGCTATGTTTCTAGCCTTTATCAACGGTGAATATGTTGGGCAAATTCGTCTTATAAAGGATTGGAATAAATTTTGTTATATCGAAAATATTGCTGTATGTAAAAAATTCCGACAAACCGGTGTCGGTAAAGTACTTTTTGCTAAAGCTGAAGACTGGGCATTATCTGCAGGACTACGTGGAATTTCTCTCGAAGCACAGGATGACAATCTTCTAGCCTGCAGATTCTATTTAAAACAAGGAATGGAGCTCGGCGGAGTTGATTCACTAAAGAATGCTTTCAACCCGAATATAGACAAAACATTGTATTGGTATAAAGTGTTCTAA